From a single Solanum dulcamara chromosome 4, daSolDulc1.2, whole genome shotgun sequence genomic region:
- the LOC129887262 gene encoding GTP-binding protein OBGC, chloroplastic: MAFSLFTTTSSFSPHCQARPNTSRNRINPKRVSTNTNRRRQNTKPPQLKSGEFRPPPPINTAAGDTATTYTRLPPKDDFFLPSFQDSTEITLSELTIPTPAENRKQELDSLDDENVENLRFDYGKFELYEVNDDFEDESEDDFDENDNVDGEMEGNGSRVFEGSGKFELYEVNDDFDENDDVGIEMEGSTSGIFEGGDVFEGEGSDIKEKEKGVPAVMRCFDRAKIYVKAGDGGNGVVAFRREKFVPLGGPSGGDGGRGGNVYVEVDGSMNSLLPFRQSVHIKAGRGGHGHGKKQFGAKGEDVVVKVPPGTVIREAGEGGIQGNVHLELLHPGQKALLLPGGRGGRGNASFKTGLNRVPKIAENGEEGPEMWLDLELKLVADVGIVGAPNAGKSTFLSVISAAQPAIANYPFTTLLPNLGVVSFDYDATVVVADLPGLLEGAHRGFGLGHEFLRHSERCSVLVHVVDGSSPQPEYEYEAVRLELEMFSPELAEKPYLVVYNKMDLPDAYENWKTFRDSLRSRGIEPFCMSAVKREGTHDVICAAYELVRRREAAKEGVRRDPVNLNYVADMVKKQRNAPISEFEISHDSSSKTWYVQGLGLQRFVQMTNWRYMDSDRRFQHVLEACGVNKSLLKLGVKEGDTVVVGDMELVWHDYDSAGSTSRRKWAAEPSR, translated from the exons ATGGCTTTCTCTTTGTTCACAACTACATCAAGCTTCTCTCCTCACTGTCAAGCTCGACCCAATACCAGTCGCAATAGAATCAACCCAAAGCGCGTGTCTACAAACACAAACAGAAGAAGGCAAAACACCAAACCCCCTCAACTCAAATCCGGCGAGTTTAGGCCACCACCGCCAATTAACACCGCCGCCGGTGACACTGCCACCACCTACACTCGTCTACCCCCCAAAGATGACTTTTTTCTTCCATCCTTCCAAGATTCAACTGAAATAACCCTCTCTGAGTTAACTATTCCCACCCCAGCTGAGAATCGTAAGCAAGAATTGGATTCGTTGGATGATGAGAATGTAGAGAATTTAAGGTTTGATTATGGAAAATTCGAGTTGTACGAGGTTaatgatgattttgaggatGAGAGTGAGGACgattttgatgaaaatgataatgTGGATGGTGAAATGGAAGGTAATGGAAGTAGGGTATTTGAGGGTAGTGGAAAATTCGAGCTGTACGAGGTTAACGATgattttgatgaaaatgatgatgTGGGCATTGAAATGGAAGGTTCTACAAGTGGGATTTTTGAGGGTGGTGATGTGTTTGAAGGGGAAGGAAGTGATataaaggagaaggagaaaggGGTTCCAGCAGTAATGAGGTGTTTTGATAGGgcaaaaatatatgtaaaagCAGGGGATGGAGGTAATGGGGTGGTGGCATTTAGGAGGGAGAAGTTTGTGCCATTGGGTGGACCATCTGGTGGTGATGGAGGGAGGGGAGGGAATGTGTATGTGGAGGTAGACGGGTCGATGAATTCATTGTTGCCATTTAGGCAGAGTGTGCATATTAAAGCTGGGAGAGGAGGGCATGGTCATGGAAAGAAGCAATTTGGGGCAAAAGGCGAGGATGTAGTGGTAAAGGTGCCACCAGGTACTGTCATTAGGGAGGCCGGGGAGGGTGGAATTCAAGGGAATGTACATCTTGAGTTGTTGCATCCAGGACAGAAGGCATTGTTGTTGCCTGGTGGAAGAGGTGGGAGAGGGAATGCCTCTTTTAAGACAGGGTTGAATAGGGTGCCCAAGATCGCGGAGAATGGAGAAGAAGGTCCAGAGAT GTGGTTAGACTTGGAGCTTAAGTTGGTTGCTGATGTTGGTATAGTCGGAGCGCCAAATGCAGGGAAAAGTACCTTTCTCAGTGTTATAAGTGCTGCTCAGCCAGCTATTGCGAATTACCCCTTTACCACTTTGCTCCCAAATTTGGGCGTAGTTTCATTTGATTATGATGCTACTGTGGTCGTTGCTGATCTGCCTGGTCTACTCGAAGGGGCACACCGAGGTTTTGGTTTAGGCCATGAGTTTCTTCGGCACTCAGAAAGATGTTCAGTCCTG GTGCATGTGGTTGATGGTTCATCTCCACAACCAGAATATGAATATGAAGCTGTTCGTCTTGAATTGGAAATGTTTAGTCCTGAACTTGCTGAAAAACCTTATTTAGTGGTTTACAACAAAATGGACCTTCCAGATGCATATGAGAATTGGAAGACATTCAGGGATAGTCTGAGATCTCGTGGAATTGAACCTTTTTGCATGAGTGCAGTGAAAAGAGAGGGTACACATGATGTTATTTGTGCTGCTTATGAGCTTGTTCGCCGAAGAGAAGCTGCTAAAGAAGGGG TGAGAAGGGACCCGGTAAACTTGAACTATGTTGCTGACATGGTGAAAAAACAGCGAAATGCTCCCATAAGCGAGTTTGAGATCTCCCATGATAGTTCTTCCAAAACTTGGTATGTTCAAGGATTAGGCCTGCAACGTTTCGTCCAAATGACAAACTGGAG ATATATGGATTCAGACAGACGATTTCAACACGTTTTGGAAGCATGTGGTGTGAATAAATCTCTGCTCAAGCTTGGTGTGAAAGAGGGTGACACTGTCGTTGTTGGAGAT ATGGAGTTGGTGTGGCATGATTATGATAGTGCAGGCTCTACAAGTAGGAGGAAGTGGGCTGCAGAACCAAGTCGATAA